From the genome of Nymphaea colorata isolate Beijing-Zhang1983 unplaced genomic scaffold, ASM883128v2 scaffold0448, whole genome shotgun sequence, one region includes:
- the LOC116245008 gene encoding U3 small nucleolar RNA-associated protein 12: MRQSGNKYFEDKITSAMYRHAFDKYAVNLQNYQIHVQYADSNKNCLKLYGHKMPINSFDISSDDALLVSGSTDKDIRFWDMDFGHSIKTVFAHSEPVTAVKFIHETHYVITGSKDGHVKFWDGDTHQLIMDLEENILEIRSIAITTAGDYIIAGGLDGGFRIWKQTNDQTIAGDQEEKNMDKVMIEEYATEKFKEREVKTRYEDLKHGEEIIEALENNEQPSFVLKLIKKVSPANLKSTLSFLHASHVNKLESYLRFSIKEKHEIELCWRIIEALDKSSDLGQELRKEWEAFSKVLRVNRESLKILLRSLRE; the protein is encoded by the coding sequence ATGAGACAATCAGGCAACAAATACTTTGAAGATAAGATTACGTCAGCCATGTATCGTCATGCTTTTGATAAGTATGCTGTAAACCTTCAAAACTACCAAATCCATGTTCAATATGCCGATAGCAATAAGAACTGTCTTAAGCTATATGGTCATAAAATGCCAATCAACTCCTTTGACATCTCATCAGATGATGCTCTTCTGGTATCTGGAAGCACAGACAAAGATATCAGATTCTGGGATATGGATTTCGGCCACTCAATTAAAACCGTCTTCGCTCATAGTGAGCCAGTAACAGCTGTTAAATTCATCCACGAAACCCATTATGTCATCACTGGCAGCAAGGACGGTCATGTTAAGTTCTGGGACGGTGATACTCATCAACTAATTATGGACTTGGAAGAAAATATCCTCGAAATTAGATCAATTGCCATCACCACAGCAGGAGACTATATTATCGCTGGAGGCCTCGATGGTGGCTTCAGGATCTGGAAGCAGACCAACGACCAAACCATAGCTGGCGACCAAGAGGAAAAGAATATGGATAAGGTGATGATCGAGGAGTACGCAACTGAAAAGTTCAAAGAAAGAGAGGTGAAGACAAGGTATGAAGATTTGAAGCACGGAGAGGAAATAATCGAGGCTCTCGAGAATAACGAACAGCCATCATTTGTCCTAAAACTCATCAAAAAAGTTTCGCCAGCCAACCTCAAGAGCACCCTATCTTTCCTTCACGCATCCCACGTCAACAAGCTTGAATCGTATCTCAGGTTTTCAATCAAAGAAAAGCACGAAATCGAGCTATGCTGGAGAATCATTGAAGCACTTGATAAGAGTAGCGACCTTGGACAGGAATTGAGGAAAGAATGGGAAGCTTTTAGCAAAGTTTTAAGAGTGAACAGAGAAAGCTTGAAGATTTTACTAAGATCACTTCGGGAGTAA